The Halopseudomonas sabulinigri genome window below encodes:
- a CDS encoding MFS transporter — protein sequence MHQADSMSPLERRAAISLALVFAFRMLGLFMVLPVLATYGQGLAGATPVLIGMAIGCYGLTQAFLQIPFGMLSDRIGRKPVILFGLLLFALGGLVAAQADSIQQVIAGRILQGAGAIAAAVMALVADLTQEQNRTKAMAMIGMSIGSAFAVAMVAGPVVAGLAGLHGVFLSTSALAVVGMLLVFFCVPTPQTPLRHREAGVVKAAFLPALRNPDLLRLNYGIASLHAILMATFIAVPLALQQHAHLPKEEHWWVYLAALLISFFGMVPFIIYAEKQRQMKRVVLGAVAVLVLVQPLFWLSMNSLPWLVATIVVFFIGFNLLEATLPSLLSKIAPAGGKGTAMGVYSTSQFAGAALGGVMGGWMFGHFGLAGVFIGCGLLALSWWLIGVTMNEPPYVTSYRLALSAEQVDEAALAARLLAVPGVAEAIIVAEDAAAYLKVDTKELDREALDRVVAPV from the coding sequence ATGCATCAGGCCGATTCCATGAGCCCGTTGGAGCGCCGCGCAGCCATCTCGCTGGCGTTGGTGTTTGCTTTTCGCATGCTCGGATTGTTCATGGTGTTGCCGGTGCTGGCGACCTACGGCCAGGGCCTGGCTGGCGCGACGCCGGTGCTGATTGGCATGGCGATCGGTTGTTACGGGCTGACGCAAGCGTTCCTGCAGATTCCCTTCGGCATGCTGTCCGACCGTATTGGACGCAAGCCGGTGATCCTATTCGGCTTGCTGTTGTTTGCACTGGGTGGCCTGGTGGCGGCGCAGGCTGACAGTATCCAGCAGGTCATTGCTGGCCGCATCCTGCAGGGCGCTGGCGCTATCGCTGCCGCTGTAATGGCGCTGGTGGCTGATCTGACGCAGGAGCAGAATCGCACCAAGGCGATGGCCATGATCGGCATGAGTATTGGCAGCGCCTTTGCTGTGGCGATGGTCGCCGGACCAGTGGTCGCGGGGTTGGCTGGCTTGCACGGCGTGTTTCTGTCGACCAGTGCGCTGGCGGTAGTGGGTATGTTGCTGGTGTTCTTCTGCGTGCCGACCCCGCAAACGCCCTTGCGTCATCGCGAGGCGGGTGTTGTCAAGGCTGCCTTTCTGCCGGCGCTGCGCAATCCCGACTTACTGCGACTCAACTACGGTATCGCTTCGCTGCACGCAATCTTGATGGCTACCTTTATCGCCGTGCCGCTGGCGTTGCAGCAGCACGCGCATCTGCCGAAAGAAGAGCACTGGTGGGTTTATCTGGCAGCGCTGCTGATCTCCTTCTTCGGCATGGTGCCCTTTATCATCTATGCCGAGAAGCAGCGGCAGATGAAGCGGGTCGTGCTGGGTGCGGTGGCGGTCCTGGTGCTGGTGCAACCGCTGTTCTGGCTGAGCATGAACTCATTGCCCTGGCTGGTGGCGACCATAGTGGTGTTTTTCATCGGGTTTAACCTGCTGGAGGCTACCCTGCCATCGCTGCTCAGCAAGATTGCCCCGGCTGGCGGCAAGGGCACGGCGATGGGGGTTTACTCCACCAGCCAGTTTGCCGGCGCCGCCCTTGGTGGGGTGATGGGCGGCTGGATGTTTGGCCACTTCGGGTTGGCTGGCGTGTTCATCGGTTGCGGGCTCTTGGCACTGTCGTGGTGGTTGATTGGTGTTACCATGAACGAACCGCCTTATGTGACCAGCTACCGTCTGGCGCTGTCTGCCGAGCAGGTAGACGAAGCAGCGCTGGCGGCCAGATTGCTGGCCGTGCCGGGGGTGGCAGAGGCAATCATCGTGGCGGAAGACGCCGCAGCCTATTTGAAAGTAGATACCAAAGAGCTGGATCGTGAGGCGCTGGACCGGGTTGTTGCACCCGTTTGA
- a CDS encoding OmpW/AlkL family protein, which translates to MSRFATQLSASLLLAPALLAVSITAQAHQAGDILVRAGAVTVDPHEDSSGIKSAALGDLGGSATLDSDTQLGLNFAYMVTDNLGIELLAATPFSHDVGVSGSPAGLSALNGKLGTLKHLPPTLSAVWYPMHNSSAFQPYLGAGINFTWFFDEEVSSSAEAKGFDGLSMDNSWGLAAQVGADYMLTDKLMLNAQVRYIDIETTGHTELAGVGRLKVDVDVDPMVYMVGLGYKF; encoded by the coding sequence ATGTCACGCTTTGCCACCCAATTGTCCGCCAGCCTGCTGCTTGCTCCCGCACTTCTGGCGGTGTCGATCACTGCTCAGGCCCACCAGGCCGGCGACATTCTTGTGCGCGCCGGCGCGGTCACCGTCGATCCGCATGAAGACAGCTCCGGTATCAAGAGCGCAGCGCTGGGCGACCTGGGTGGCAGCGCTACCCTGGACAGCGATACCCAGCTGGGTTTGAACTTCGCCTACATGGTGACCGATAACCTGGGCATCGAACTGCTCGCCGCCACCCCCTTCAGCCATGATGTTGGCGTCAGTGGTTCACCGGCCGGGTTGTCTGCGCTGAATGGCAAACTCGGCACCCTGAAGCATTTGCCGCCGACCCTGAGTGCGGTCTGGTACCCAATGCACAACAGCTCGGCCTTCCAGCCGTATCTGGGAGCCGGTATCAATTTCACCTGGTTCTTCGATGAAGAGGTAAGCAGCTCGGCCGAAGCCAAGGGCTTCGATGGTCTGAGCATGGACAACTCATGGGGTCTGGCGGCGCAGGTCGGTGCCGATTACATGCTGACCGACAAACTGATGCTCAACGCCCAGGTGCGCTATATCGACATCGAGACCACCGGCCACACCGAGCTCGCTGGTGTAGGTCGCCTCAAGGTTGATGTTGATGTCGATCCAATGGTCTACATGGTAGGGCTGGGTTACAAGTTCTGA
- a CDS encoding DUF3450 domain-containing protein, translated as MKAVWLTALLSLPLVAQAQSVQQAQQQSSELTAAAVASQQRIDQLDDATRSALETYRQANQQISQLGEYNSRMEQVVAQQQQELTSLQEQLGGIEHTQAEMRPLIRRMVESLEQFIAVDLPFLPEEREDRVARLQDLLVDPEVSIAELYRRVLEAYQIESDYGRTLEAWRGELVQGDDARVVEFLRVGRLMLFYQTLDGQEQGYWDSATRSWQPLPSGYRRTLDQGLAIARTEQMPVMLRLPLPAVSQEVTP; from the coding sequence ATGAAAGCAGTTTGGCTAACGGCATTGTTGAGCCTGCCATTGGTAGCGCAGGCGCAATCGGTGCAGCAGGCGCAGCAGCAAAGCAGTGAGCTGACTGCTGCCGCGGTGGCGTCGCAGCAGCGGATTGATCAACTGGACGACGCTACACGCAGCGCGCTGGAGACCTACCGGCAGGCCAATCAGCAGATCAGCCAGTTGGGCGAATACAACAGTCGCATGGAGCAGGTGGTGGCGCAGCAGCAACAGGAGCTGACTAGCCTGCAGGAGCAGTTGGGCGGCATTGAACACACCCAGGCCGAGATGCGCCCGCTGATTCGGCGCATGGTCGAGTCACTGGAGCAGTTTATCGCCGTTGATCTGCCGTTCCTGCCCGAAGAGCGCGAGGATCGAGTCGCGCGCTTGCAGGACCTGTTGGTGGATCCTGAGGTCAGTATCGCCGAGCTCTACCGCCGGGTGCTTGAGGCGTACCAGATCGAGAGCGACTATGGCCGCACGCTGGAAGCCTGGCGTGGCGAGCTGGTCCAGGGTGACGACGCGCGAGTCGTCGAGTTTCTACGCGTGGGACGCCTGATGCTGTTTTACCAAACGCTGGATGGCCAGGAGCAGGGTTACTGGGACAGCGCAACGCGCAGCTGGCAGCCGCTGCCCAGCGGGTATCGCCGCACGCTGGATCAGGGGTTGGCGATTGCCCGCACTGAACAGATGCCGGTGATGTTGCGCTTGCCGCTGCCTGCGGTCAGCCAGGAGGTGACGCCATGA
- a CDS encoding energy transducer TonB, translated as MRLLLSFIGAVLVALALFTLMVLLIMPPTDDPQAPQELLRIGVVRSVSDTASEDPSQQLQRPERPEPPEPVTELQVDAPTAQQMPDLQLQIEVPQLQNALSLSVAPAQSDLRPAPAAPAPAPAPSPAAAAPPPGSAEEVTPLVDIPPNYPRRAQSAGIEGEVTLRFTITPDGKVENLRVIAAEPPGVFEREARRAVSRWRFSPRRENGRAVARDATKTLYFRMEKGRRR; from the coding sequence ATGCGATTGCTGCTGAGCTTTATCGGCGCTGTGCTGGTGGCGCTGGCGCTGTTCACCCTGATGGTGCTGCTGATCATGCCACCAACGGACGACCCGCAGGCGCCGCAGGAGCTGCTGCGCATAGGTGTAGTGCGCAGTGTCAGTGATACGGCCAGCGAAGATCCGAGCCAGCAGTTGCAGCGCCCGGAGCGTCCCGAGCCACCCGAACCGGTCACCGAGCTCCAGGTGGATGCGCCCACTGCGCAGCAAATGCCCGATCTGCAGCTACAGATAGAAGTGCCGCAGTTGCAGAACGCGCTAAGCCTGAGCGTTGCTCCGGCGCAGAGTGATTTGCGCCCGGCGCCGGCTGCACCCGCTCCTGCGCCTGCGCCCAGTCCGGCTGCTGCCGCGCCTCCGCCCGGCAGCGCCGAAGAAGTGACGCCACTGGTAGATATTCCCCCCAATTACCCGCGCCGGGCCCAGTCTGCTGGAATCGAAGGCGAAGTGACCCTGCGCTTTACCATCACCCCGGACGGCAAGGTAGAGAATCTGCGGGTGATTGCCGCTGAGCCGCCCGGCGTGTTCGAGCGTGAGGCCCGCCGAGCGGTCAGCCGCTGGCGCTTTTCACCGCGGCGGGAAAACGGTCGCGCGGTGGCGCGCGACGCCACCAAAACGCTGTACTTCCGCATGGAAAAGGGGCGACGCAGATGA
- a CDS encoding DUF3299 domain-containing protein → MLSALLLGSSAAQAARELSWEALIPPGSANQFGMPQPMHDLSQLADVLSEDATGNNSSVIEQQQPQAPTVPELDGQEVKLPGYIVPLTLSDDNRVTEFLLVPYFGACIHVPPPPSNQIVLVQSEDGVALDAAYIPIWVTGTLHVEQSDSELASAGYRLSASQIEIFEY, encoded by the coding sequence ATGCTGTCCGCCCTGCTGCTCGGCAGCTCCGCCGCGCAGGCGGCCCGCGAGCTTAGCTGGGAAGCATTGATCCCCCCGGGCAGCGCCAATCAATTCGGCATGCCGCAGCCGATGCACGACCTGTCGCAATTGGCAGACGTGCTCAGCGAGGACGCCACCGGCAACAACAGCTCGGTCATCGAACAGCAGCAGCCGCAGGCGCCAACGGTGCCCGAGCTGGATGGTCAGGAGGTGAAATTGCCCGGTTACATAGTGCCGCTGACGCTAAGTGACGATAACCGTGTAACCGAGTTTCTGCTGGTGCCGTATTTTGGCGCCTGCATTCACGTACCGCCGCCGCCGTCCAACCAGATTGTGCTGGTACAGAGTGAAGACGGGGTCGCGCTGGATGCGGCCTACATCCCGATCTGGGTGACCGGCACCCTGCACGTCGAGCAAAGCGACAGTGAACTGGCCAGCGCCGGCTACCGCCTCAGCGCCAGCCAGATTGAGATTTTCGAGTACTGA
- a CDS encoding MotA/TolQ/ExbB proton channel family protein — MIDAFWHLRSFLDSGGWVLWSILLATVLLWTLMLERLWFLARVFPAEAKGYQQAWLGRGERRSLAARHIRGAWLSQAQQRLNRYLPMVRVLIALCPLLGLLGTVSGMIQVFDVMALSGNGNPRAMAAGVSRATVPTMAGMVIAISGLFCLARLDQQSRRALQRLSDRLRHE, encoded by the coding sequence GTGATTGACGCTTTCTGGCATCTGCGGAGTTTTCTCGACAGCGGCGGCTGGGTGCTCTGGAGCATCCTGCTGGCCACGGTGCTGTTGTGGACGCTGATGCTGGAGCGCCTGTGGTTTTTGGCGCGCGTGTTTCCGGCCGAGGCCAAGGGCTATCAACAAGCCTGGCTGGGGCGTGGTGAACGCCGCAGTCTGGCCGCGCGGCACATCCGGGGGGCCTGGCTGTCGCAGGCGCAGCAGCGGCTTAACCGCTATCTGCCGATGGTGCGTGTGCTGATCGCGCTGTGTCCGCTGTTGGGGTTGCTCGGTACGGTAAGCGGCATGATTCAGGTGTTCGACGTCATGGCCCTGAGTGGCAACGGCAACCCGCGGGCGATGGCCGCTGGCGTGTCGCGCGCTACCGTGCCGACCATGGCCGGCATGGTCATCGCCATCAGTGGATTATTTTGTCTGGCGCGGCTCGATCAGCAGTCGCGTCGGGCCCTGCAGCGGTTGTCCGACCGCCTGCGTCACGAATAG
- a CDS encoding ExbD/TolR family protein — MRMRRHHSTADDEAGIDLTPMLDIVFIMLIFFIVTSSFIKESGITVERPSAASAAEQPKGNILIAVSADGEIWIDRKQVDIRAVRAAVERMRVDQPDSTVVVQADKDARSGLVIRVMDQAKLAGVEAVALAATAESR; from the coding sequence ATGCGGATGCGCAGACACCACAGTACGGCGGATGACGAAGCCGGTATCGACCTGACGCCGATGCTGGATATCGTGTTCATCATGCTGATCTTCTTCATTGTCACCAGCTCCTTCATCAAGGAGTCGGGTATTACGGTTGAGCGGCCCTCTGCCGCCAGCGCGGCCGAGCAGCCCAAGGGCAATATTCTGATTGCGGTCAGCGCCGACGGCGAAATCTGGATCGACCGCAAACAGGTGGACATTCGCGCCGTGCGGGCCGCGGTCGAGCGGATGCGGGTGGATCAGCCCGACAGCACAGTCGTTGTGCAGGCCGACAAGGACGCCCGCAGCGGTCTTGTTATCCGCGTGATGGATCAGGCCAAGTTGGCGGGTGTTGAGGCGGTGGCGCTGGCCGCGACGGCGGAAAGCCGCTGA
- a CDS encoding tetratricopeptide repeat protein, translated as MRRLLLMLCLLAPLVQAQQIDPKVFMALESARTAQQAGNLSAAQRALDDALKSTSAGSLEQALVQQRLGYLAIEREDYAAAVRWLQQGLAQAQLSAEATQQDRRNLAQLLVQQARYQEAVTLLEAEGVGNLPLATRRLLVQAYRELKQYRKAIPLAEQIVRANPAADDVWYQLLAGMNYELQRYGDAIEWLQVLVRRAPQSSANWRQLASMQSMAGQQTEAAATLRLAHEAGVGLRKSDLDNLVALHAQAGAPWQAARLLDALIEQQLLPADREHQLRLAQLWQASRDREQALQAWQQLARQSGDTRYWLQVAFLQYQQNDWAAMQTTLGQFRPANAEQRRQVQSLRNAAAAAQAGL; from the coding sequence ATGAGGCGCCTATTGCTGATGTTGTGTCTGCTGGCGCCGCTGGTGCAGGCGCAGCAAATTGATCCCAAGGTGTTCATGGCACTGGAGAGCGCGCGTACGGCGCAGCAGGCAGGCAACCTCAGCGCCGCGCAGCGCGCGCTGGATGACGCCCTGAAAAGCACCAGTGCGGGCTCGCTGGAGCAAGCCCTGGTGCAGCAGCGGCTCGGGTATCTGGCGATTGAGCGCGAAGATTACGCCGCCGCGGTGCGTTGGCTGCAGCAGGGGTTGGCGCAGGCACAGTTGAGCGCCGAGGCAACGCAACAGGATCGCCGTAATCTGGCGCAATTGCTGGTGCAGCAGGCGCGTTATCAGGAGGCGGTAACCCTGCTGGAAGCCGAAGGGGTGGGCAACTTGCCGCTGGCGACCCGCCGTCTGCTGGTGCAGGCCTACCGTGAGCTCAAGCAATACCGTAAGGCAATCCCGCTGGCCGAGCAGATCGTGCGGGCCAACCCGGCGGCGGATGATGTCTGGTATCAGTTGCTCGCGGGCATGAACTATGAGCTGCAGCGCTATGGCGACGCCATCGAGTGGTTGCAGGTGCTGGTGCGCCGTGCCCCGCAGAGCAGCGCCAACTGGCGTCAGTTGGCGAGCATGCAAAGCATGGCTGGCCAGCAGACCGAGGCCGCCGCGACCTTGCGCTTGGCGCACGAAGCCGGCGTCGGTTTGCGCAAGAGCGATCTGGATAACCTGGTCGCCCTGCACGCGCAGGCCGGTGCGCCCTGGCAGGCTGCCCGTTTGCTGGACGCGCTGATCGAGCAGCAGCTATTGCCGGCAGACCGCGAACATCAGTTGCGGCTAGCGCAGCTGTGGCAGGCTTCGCGTGATCGCGAGCAGGCGTTGCAAGCCTGGCAGCAGTTGGCGCGGCAAAGTGGTGATACGCGCTACTGGCTGCAGGTAGCTTTTCTGCAGTATCAGCAGAACGACTGGGCCGCGATGCAGACGACGCTGGGGCAGTTCCGGCCCGCTAACGCTGAACAGCGGCGCCAGGTGCAATCGCTGCGTAACGCCGCTGCTGCGGCCCAGGCCGGGCTCTGA
- a CDS encoding sugar nucleotide-binding protein: MRMRVLLLGEETLLGQSLLSQAAAEDIVFLQVGGNEACQPAAIDGWLDDLAPDAVVNLAHYHQQFQLVQASGEQLEVLRSFSERLIEACAQRDLLLCMLSNTRVFDGEKGTAYTEKDELTPIGEQGATQAALDDLLRQRCRRHLLLRFSWLLDASGDGLLGRLINQLQASQQVALAEEWRGNPTPVQDAARVILAAIKQLDCDSEVYGVYHYGSAEVSSWISLAMGLGQELRMLERLPQEPVIQPVAYSEQVAAQFEPQNAALNGRRLLHVFGIKPRAWRVGLSELLQPLAD; encoded by the coding sequence ATGCGCATGCGGGTTTTGCTGCTGGGAGAGGAAACACTGCTGGGACAGTCCCTGCTTAGCCAGGCGGCGGCGGAGGATATTGTTTTTTTGCAGGTCGGTGGCAACGAAGCTTGCCAGCCCGCGGCGATCGACGGCTGGCTGGACGATCTGGCACCCGATGCCGTAGTCAACCTGGCGCACTACCACCAGCAGTTTCAGTTGGTGCAAGCCAGCGGCGAGCAGCTGGAGGTGTTGCGGTCCTTCAGCGAACGGCTGATCGAAGCCTGTGCGCAGCGCGATCTGCTGCTGTGCATGCTATCCAATACCCGGGTGTTTGATGGTGAGAAAGGCACCGCTTACACCGAAAAGGATGAGTTGACCCCCATCGGCGAGCAGGGCGCCACCCAGGCGGCATTGGATGACCTGTTGCGTCAGCGCTGCCGCCGACACCTGTTGCTGCGCTTCAGCTGGTTGCTGGATGCCTCGGGCGATGGCTTGCTGGGGCGCCTGATCAATCAGCTGCAGGCCAGTCAGCAGGTCGCGCTGGCGGAAGAGTGGCGTGGCAATCCGACGCCGGTGCAGGATGCGGCGCGGGTGATTCTGGCAGCCATCAAACAGCTGGACTGCGACTCGGAGGTTTACGGCGTGTATCACTATGGTAGCGCCGAGGTGTCCAGCTGGATCAGTCTGGCGATGGGGCTGGGGCAGGAGCTGCGCATGCTGGAGCGGCTGCCGCAGGAGCCGGTTATTCAGCCGGTGGCCTACAGCGAGCAAGTGGCCGCGCAGTTTGAACCGCAAAATGCCGCCCTGAATGGTCGGCGCCTGCTACATGTGTTCGGCATCAAGCCCAGGGCCTGGCGGGTGGGGTTGAGCGAGCTGCTGCAACCCCTGGCCGACTGA
- a CDS encoding histidine phosphatase family protein produces the protein MSEVYFVRHGQASFGSDNYDLLSEKGHQQARLLGDYFSAQGLQFDHMITGDMVRHRETAQGICEGLGIAESSFEVLPELNEFDFHSVLHAFLAQHPDQALPDKPVVADYFKRLKQGIVLWSEGRLEGQLPETWAHFEERIVHAREHIMRHYKGQRVLAVSSGGAIAMLVRQLLEAPSKTMVELNLQTRNTGLIHCVFNQRSMRLSSFNSVPHLDAPERRELITYT, from the coding sequence ATGTCAGAAGTGTATTTTGTGCGCCACGGCCAGGCCTCATTTGGTTCCGATAATTACGATCTGCTCTCGGAAAAAGGCCATCAGCAAGCGCGTCTGCTGGGTGATTACTTCAGCGCTCAGGGGCTGCAGTTTGATCATATGATCACTGGCGACATGGTGCGTCATCGCGAGACGGCGCAGGGTATCTGTGAGGGGTTGGGTATTGCCGAGTCGAGCTTCGAGGTGCTGCCGGAACTCAACGAGTTTGACTTTCACTCGGTGCTGCACGCGTTTCTGGCTCAGCATCCGGATCAGGCGTTGCCCGACAAGCCGGTGGTGGCGGATTACTTCAAGCGGCTCAAGCAGGGCATCGTGCTCTGGTCGGAGGGCCGCCTGGAAGGTCAGCTACCGGAAACCTGGGCACACTTCGAAGAGCGCATTGTGCATGCGCGTGAGCACATCATGCGCCACTACAAGGGGCAGCGGGTACTGGCGGTCAGTTCCGGTGGGGCTATCGCCATGCTGGTGCGCCAATTGCTGGAGGCGCCGAGCAAGACCATGGTCGAGCTGAATCTGCAGACGCGTAATACCGGCTTGATTCACTGCGTGTTCAATCAGCGTTCGATGCGCCTGAGCAGCTTTAACAGTGTGCCGCATCTGGATGCTCCCGAGCGCCGCGAGCTGATCACCTATACCTGA
- a CDS encoding MotA/TolQ/ExbB proton channel family protein, whose protein sequence is MKRLWIGCLLMTLLPLGQVQAQAPSKQDLLRSIRETRSAEEAQMRAREQAFVQEQGRQQQRMAAAVRERDQLQASADALDARFKQQSEALAAVKAELSERSGNLGELFGVVRQGAGDTRSQWQDSLLNSRFPERLKELDALAQSQRIPQVEQLEQFWYRLQQDMTASGEISRYEAPVVDRHGQTRAQQVVSVGPFVALSEQQYLSYQPDSQQLVSLERQPDGTGLIADFVGPREALADLWLDPSRGSVLDQLQRKPQLLERVMQGGIVGYVIIVLGVLGILLALVCLFWLQGVQRRVDRQAADLDNLQANNPLGRVLSVIGSHPRLEELDTLELKLDEAILKETPALERWQGLIKLLAAVAPLLGLLGTVTGMIATFQAITQYGTGDPKLMADGISQALVTTVLGLVAAIPLLFMHSLVGARSKALIQLLEQQSAGLIALHLGGGDKPRD, encoded by the coding sequence ATGAAGCGCCTATGGATAGGATGTTTGTTGATGACGCTGCTGCCGCTTGGGCAAGTGCAGGCGCAGGCGCCAAGTAAACAGGATCTGCTGCGCAGCATTCGTGAAACCCGTAGCGCGGAAGAGGCGCAAATGCGCGCCCGTGAGCAGGCCTTCGTGCAAGAGCAAGGTCGGCAGCAACAGCGCATGGCCGCGGCGGTGCGCGAGCGGGATCAGCTGCAGGCCAGCGCTGATGCGCTGGATGCCCGCTTCAAACAGCAAAGTGAAGCCCTGGCGGCGGTCAAGGCCGAGCTGAGCGAGCGCAGTGGCAACCTCGGCGAATTGTTCGGTGTGGTGCGTCAGGGTGCCGGCGATACTCGCAGTCAGTGGCAGGACTCGCTGCTCAACAGCCGCTTTCCGGAGCGATTGAAAGAGCTGGATGCATTGGCGCAAAGCCAGCGTATTCCTCAGGTAGAGCAGTTGGAACAGTTCTGGTATCGCCTGCAGCAGGACATGACCGCCAGCGGCGAGATCAGCCGCTATGAGGCCCCGGTGGTGGACCGCCACGGCCAGACACGCGCACAACAGGTGGTCAGCGTGGGACCTTTTGTGGCGCTGAGCGAGCAGCAATATCTGAGCTATCAGCCGGACAGCCAGCAACTGGTCAGCCTCGAGCGCCAGCCAGATGGGACGGGTTTGATCGCTGATTTTGTCGGCCCGCGTGAGGCGCTGGCTGACCTCTGGCTGGACCCTTCGCGCGGCAGCGTGCTTGACCAGCTGCAACGCAAGCCGCAGCTGCTTGAGCGGGTAATGCAGGGCGGTATTGTTGGTTACGTGATCATTGTGCTGGGGGTGTTGGGAATCCTGCTGGCGCTGGTGTGTCTGTTCTGGCTGCAGGGCGTGCAGCGCCGGGTTGACCGTCAGGCTGCCGATCTCGACAACCTGCAGGCCAACAACCCCCTGGGCCGGGTTCTCAGTGTCATCGGCAGCCACCCGCGGCTGGAAGAGCTGGATACCCTGGAGCTCAAGCTGGATGAGGCCATCCTCAAGGAAACGCCCGCGCTGGAGCGGTGGCAGGGGTTGATCAAGCTACTGGCGGCGGTGGCACCCTTGCTCGGTCTATTGGGTACCGTGACCGGCATGATCGCCACCTTCCAGGCGATCACCCAATACGGCACCGGTGACCCCAAACTCATGGCCGATGGCATCTCGCAGGCACTGGTGACCACGGTGCTGGGTCTGGTAGCGGCCATTCCGCTGCTGTTCATGCACAGCCTGGTGGGGGCGCGCAGCAAGGCGCTAATTCAACTGCTGGAGCAGCAGAGTGCCGGGCTGATCGCCCTTCATCTGGGTGGCGGAGACAAGCCGCGTGATTGA
- the ssb gene encoding single-stranded DNA-binding protein, translated as MARGVNKVILIGNVGGDPEVRYMPNGNAVANVTLATTDSWKDKQSGQQQERTEWHRVVFFGRIAEVVGEYARKGSKLYVEGRLQTREWEKDGVKRYTTEVVVDMGGQMQLLDGRPSGGEQNMAPRQQPSRPAPQQQPAAQPQQAPQQSAPDYDSFDDDIPF; from the coding sequence ATGGCCAGAGGCGTCAACAAAGTAATTTTGATCGGTAATGTCGGTGGTGATCCCGAAGTGCGCTACATGCCCAACGGCAACGCGGTGGCCAACGTCACCCTGGCAACCACTGACAGCTGGAAAGACAAACAGTCTGGCCAGCAACAAGAGCGCACCGAGTGGCACCGTGTGGTGTTCTTCGGCCGTATCGCTGAGGTGGTGGGTGAGTACGCACGCAAGGGCTCCAAGCTCTATGTTGAAGGCCGCCTGCAGACCCGCGAGTGGGAAAAGGACGGCGTCAAGCGCTATACCACAGAAGTGGTAGTCGACATGGGTGGTCAGATGCAACTGCTCGACGGCCGTCCCTCCGGTGGCGAGCAGAACATGGCGCCGCGTCAGCAGCCCTCGCGTCCGGCGCCGCAGCAACAGCCCGCGGCACAGCCTCAGCAAGCACCGCAGCAATCGGCTCCGGATTACGACAGCTTTGATGATGACATTCCGTTCTAG